A genomic region of Deltaproteobacteria bacterium contains the following coding sequences:
- a CDS encoding DUF2007 domain-containing protein: MSWRTCYSAPTPPEAHLVKGFLEGRGVPCLLTTEGSSVYPSIAFGSRVHVLVPEHWLPVARKMVERRRRAKPARVVPLQPRRRLR; encoded by the coding sequence ATGAGCTGGCGCACCTGCTACTCGGCACCGACGCCCCCGGAGGCGCACCTCGTCAAGGGCTTCCTCGAGGGGCGCGGCGTCCCGTGCCTGCTGACAACCGAGGGGTCGAGCGTCTATCCGTCCATCGCGTTCGGGTCGCGAGTCCACGTTCTCGTACCCGAGCACTGGCTGCCCGTGGCGCGGAAGATGGTCGAGCGGCGGCGACGAGCGAAGCCGGCGCGGGTCGTCCCGCTGCAGCCGCGGAGGCGGCTCCGATGA
- a CDS encoding acyl-CoA dehydrogenase encodes MRVELTETQRQLRDLVRAFAQERVRPAAADTDRRERFPRELIGELGRLGVMGCFVPELYGGAGFDHVAYALAVEELSAACAATGVIFSAHASLATWPILALGTEAQRERYLPRLARGEWLGCFALSEPSSGSDAGSIRTTARRAGDHYVLNGTKNFITNAPDAQLAIVFASLDLGLGNEGLAAFIVETAWPGWEVVRVEEKMGIRGAHSAQLAFTDLRVPRENLLGAESGGFKVAMKTLDGGRIGIAAQAVGIARASFEDSLAYARERRAFDRALAEFQAAQFRLADMATAVEAARLLTLRAAFLKDRGLPYTKEAAMAKLFAAETAMTLATQAVQMHGGYGYTREFAVERYFRDAKITEIYEGTSEIQRLVIAGQLLREARGA; translated from the coding sequence GTGCGCGTCGAGCTCACGGAGACGCAGCGCCAGCTGCGCGACCTGGTGCGCGCCTTCGCGCAGGAGCGCGTCCGGCCGGCGGCGGCCGACACCGACCGCCGCGAGCGCTTCCCGCGCGAACTGATCGGCGAGCTCGGCCGCCTCGGTGTGATGGGCTGCTTCGTCCCCGAGCTCTACGGCGGCGCGGGCTTCGACCACGTCGCCTACGCGCTCGCGGTCGAGGAGCTGTCGGCCGCGTGCGCGGCGACCGGCGTCATCTTCTCGGCGCACGCCTCGCTCGCCACCTGGCCGATCCTGGCGCTCGGCACCGAGGCGCAGCGGGAGCGCTACCTGCCCCGGCTCGCGCGCGGCGAGTGGCTCGGCTGCTTCGCGCTCTCGGAGCCGAGCTCCGGCTCGGACGCGGGCTCGATCCGCACCACCGCGCGGCGCGCCGGCGACCACTACGTGCTCAACGGCACCAAGAACTTCATCACCAACGCGCCCGACGCGCAGCTCGCGATCGTCTTCGCCTCGCTCGATCTCGGCCTGGGCAACGAGGGGCTCGCCGCCTTCATCGTCGAGACGGCGTGGCCCGGCTGGGAGGTGGTGCGCGTCGAGGAGAAGATGGGCATCCGCGGCGCGCACTCCGCGCAGCTCGCCTTCACCGACCTCCGCGTGCCGCGCGAGAACCTGCTCGGCGCGGAGTCGGGCGGCTTCAAGGTCGCCATGAAGACGCTCGACGGCGGGCGGATCGGCATCGCCGCGCAGGCAGTCGGCATCGCGCGCGCCTCCTTCGAGGACTCGCTCGCCTACGCCCGGGAGCGGCGCGCCTTCGACCGCGCGCTGGCCGAGTTCCAGGCCGCGCAGTTCCGCCTGGCCGACATGGCGACCGCCGTGGAGGCGGCGCGGCTCCTCACGCTGCGCGCGGCTTTCCTGAAGGACCGCGGTTTGCCATATACGAAGGAGGCGGCGATGGCGAAGCTCTTCGCCGCCGAGACCGCGATGACGCTCGCCACGCAGGCGGTGCAGATGCACGGGGGCTACGGCTACACGCGCGAGTTCGCCGTCGAGCGCTACTTCCGCGACGCCAAGATCACCGAGATCTACGAGGGCACGTCGGAGATCCAGCGCTTGGTGATCGCTGGGCAGCTCCTCCGGGAGGCTCGGGGCGCATGA